The DNA segment CGTCAGGCGGATGATCTCCAGGCACTCCTCCACGGTGGTGGCCATCGGCACGGTGCAGGCCACATGCTTGCCCGCCTTCAGCGCGGCGATGGACTGCTGCCCGTGGTTGGGGATCGGCGAGTTGATGTGCACCGCGTCGATCTCCGGGTCCGCCAGCAGTTCCTCATAGCGGGTGTAGCGTTTCGCCACTCCCCATTCGTCGCCCACCTTGTTGAGGTTTTCCTCGTTCCGCTGGCAGATGGCGGCGCAGGTGGTGTGGGGATGTTTCTGCCAGATGGGGATGAATTCCGCTCCGAATCCGAGGCCGACGACGGCGATGTTGATCTTGCGTTCGCTCATGGGGTGCTGGGCAGCATGTCACCATAACGCCTCTCCATACGCTTGTAAGATTCCGGGAAATCCTTGTATGATTCCGACATGACCACCACCAATCTCCAGCGTGGATGGATGGAGGAACTGCCCGCCGGGCAGTTCCGCCACCTCTTCGACCACCTGCCGGGAACCCTGTTCTTCGCCAAGGACCGGGAGGCACGCCTGATGGGCGGAAACCCGGCATTCGTCCGCCGCTGCGGCTTCCGCTCCGAGGCGGAGATCATCGGCATCGCGGACCGGGACATCTTCCCTCCACGGCTGGCGGAGAAATATCACCGGGACGACATGGCCGTCATTTCCAGCGGCAGGCCCATGCTGGGACTCATCGAGCTGTTCCCCGGTCCGGACGGACAGCCGGAGTGGTTCATCACGGACAAGCTGCCGCTGTTCGACCGGCAGGGAAAGGTGTTCGGTCTCTGCGGCACGGTCCGCAGCTATGAGGAGCAGCGGGTGGCCATCCAGCCCTACCTGGAGCTGGCCCCCGTCGCGGAACACCTGAAAAAACACCACCGTGAGCCGCTGGACCTGCCCGCGCTGGCCCGCATGGCCGGCCTTTCCGAGCGCCAGCTCGAGCGGAAATTCCATGCCACCTTCCAGACCACGCCACGGAACTTCCTGGTGAAGATGCGGGTGGTCAACGCATGCCGCCTGCTGCCGGACCCGCGGCTTTCCCTCACCGAGATCGCCCTCGAAGTGGGCTTTTACGACCACAGCGACTTCTCCCGCCAGTTCCGCAAGCACATGGGGGAATCCCCCACCGAATACCGCCGGGCGAACCGGGGCTCACGCTGACTCCCCCACCAGCGGCAGGGCGATGCGGAAAACGGAACCTTTCCCGTCGCGGGGCTGGTAGGAAACGCGGCCCTCCATCGCGGTGACCAGCTCATGCACGATGTGGAGGCCCAGCCCGGTCGAAGCCTCGCCATTCGTGGGGCGGGCGCTCAGCCGGGTGAACTTCCCGAACAACAGCGGAACCTCCTCCTCCAGGATGCCCGGCCCCTCGTCCTCGATCCGGAAGATGCCGCCCTCCCCGTTCCGCTGGAGATGGATGGTCACCGTGGACCCGGACGGGGAGAACTTGATGGCGTTGGAGAGGAGGTTCTCGATACAGCACATCAGCAGGCGGCTGTCGCCGAAAACGGAAAGATCATCCCCACTGCGGAGAACATCGATGCGGATGTTTTTCCGGCGGCAGTGCTGCTCGAAATTCGCGATCGCCCGCTCGGCATGGGCCTCCAGGGAAAGGGGCTTCCGGATCACCGCCGACTTCGCCTCCTCGATCGACTTCGTCTCCAGCAGCCCGGAAACGATTTCGAATGCCCGCAGGGCGGATTCCCCGATGCTCGAGACGAGCTGTGAGCGTGCGTCCTCCGGCAGGGCCGGGTTTTCCGCGAGCATGGTGGCGGCGAACTGGATGCCGCTCAGGGGGTTCTTCAGGTCATGGGCGACGACTTCCAGCAGCCGGTTCTTTTCCCGGATGACCTTCGACAGTTGGTTGTGCGTCTTGCGCCTGCTGGCGTGGAGTTCCACCCGGGAGATCAGTTCCGGACCATGGAAGGGCTTCGTGACATAGTCCACGGCCCCCGCCTCCAGGGCATCCACGACGAAGTTCTTGTCCGCGGCGGCGGAAAGGAAAATGACGGGGACGTCCCGCAGTTCCGGATTCTCACGGAGCTTCAGGCAGAACTCGAAACCCGTCATGCCGGGCATCATCACGTCCAGCAGGATGAGATCCGGATGCACGCTCTCCAGTTTCGCCAGAGCCTCACGCCCGCTCCCGGCGGCGATGACCTCATGGCCATGACGGAGAAGCAGCGAACCGACGACCTGGATGTTCTTCACCTCATCATCAACGACGAGGACCAGGGCGGCGGGATTCGGTCTCGGCAGTGGATCAAGCATCGTTGGCCAAATGGGATTTCACAATCTCCGGGAACTCGTCCAGGTGCCTGCCCGCCGTCTCCAGATCAAAGGTCGTGGCGGCCTCCCTCAGGCGGACCGCATAGTCACGCAACGATACCGATCCATGGCGGGATGCAAGGACTGAAATCCTGTCCGCGAAGGAAATGGTAGCCTGAGCCGGGACCAGCTTCACCAGTTCCGGCCAGGGGGATGCCAGCAGCGCGGCCAATGCCCCAGCCAATCCGGCGGGATCCTGAAGGCTGACTTCCGTCCCAAATGGCGGCTGATG comes from the Luteolibacter sp. SL250 genome and includes:
- a CDS encoding AraC family transcriptional regulator, with the translated sequence MTTTNLQRGWMEELPAGQFRHLFDHLPGTLFFAKDREARLMGGNPAFVRRCGFRSEAEIIGIADRDIFPPRLAEKYHRDDMAVISSGRPMLGLIELFPGPDGQPEWFITDKLPLFDRQGKVFGLCGTVRSYEEQRVAIQPYLELAPVAEHLKKHHREPLDLPALARMAGLSERQLERKFHATFQTTPRNFLVKMRVVNACRLLPDPRLSLTEIALEVGFYDHSDFSRQFRKHMGESPTEYRRANRGSR
- a CDS encoding response regulator yields the protein MLDPLPRPNPAALVLVVDDEVKNIQVVGSLLLRHGHEVIAAGSGREALAKLESVHPDLILLDVMMPGMTGFEFCLKLRENPELRDVPVIFLSAAADKNFVVDALEAGAVDYVTKPFHGPELISRVELHASRRKTHNQLSKVIREKNRLLEVVAHDLKNPLSGIQFAATMLAENPALPEDARSQLVSSIGESALRAFEIVSGLLETKSIEEAKSAVIRKPLSLEAHAERAIANFEQHCRRKNIRIDVLRSGDDLSVFGDSRLLMCCIENLLSNAIKFSPSGSTVTIHLQRNGEGGIFRIEDEGPGILEEEVPLLFGKFTRLSARPTNGEASTGLGLHIVHELVTAMEGRVSYQPRDGKGSVFRIALPLVGESA